From Medicago truncatula cultivar Jemalong A17 chromosome 7, MtrunA17r5.0-ANR, whole genome shotgun sequence, a single genomic window includes:
- the LOC11420146 gene encoding disease resistance protein RPV1: protein MSGKFGNKTMAKFLYNNSLFNVYVIGGNRRVMINSVELGKRMLQGMLPRRKMFLVLDDVNKLNQLDALCISRRFVKEVLQVDHVYTMNSMDESESLELFSWYAFKQPIPREGFAHSSKCVVEYCRRIPLLLEIIGSFLSNPSRRVWGTVRHKLVNCEGITKILRISVDDLSDDGVREIFLAIALNLVGMDRDEVIQKLKDRGHSSENGIDVLVQRRLVTVDSKNRIRMHGLVQDCGREIIRENSTGMPEENGMHVLVQPRFATIDSNGIGLRGLVQDRRREIIRENLRGISEERIYDVFLSFRGEDTRARFISHLYTSLQNARINVFRDDNEIQRGDQISVSLLRAIGQSRISIIVLSSNYANSRWCMQELEQIMECGRSRDLVVIPVFYEVNPSEVRHQTGKFGDGFEKLVSGISVDEDEKMNWKTALLEISGIAGFVLINSR, encoded by the exons ATGTCGGGGAAGTTTGGGAACAAGACAATGGCCAAGTTTCTTTACAACAACAGCTTGTTTAATGTTTATGTTATCGGCGGCAACAGAAGAGTAATGATAAATTCAGTTGAATTGGGAAAAAGGATGTTGCAAGGGATGCTTCCCCGGAGGAAAATGTTTCTTGTGTTGGACGATGTGAATAAACTGAACCAGTTGGATGCTTTGTGCATAAGTCGTAGATTTGTCAAGGAAGT GCTTCAGGTGGATCATGTGTATACAATGAATTCAATGGATGAGAGTGAATCTCTTGAACTTTTTAGTTGGTATGCATTCAAGCAACCAATTCCAAGAGAAGGTTTTGCTCACAGTTCCAAATGTGTTGTTGAGTATTGTAGAAGAATACCATTACTTCTTGAAATCATCGGGTCCTTTTTGTCCAATCCAAGTAGAAGAGTGTGGGGTACGGTTCGGCATAAACTAGTAAATTGCGAGGGGATAACGAAGATACTGAGAATAAGTGTTGATGATTTAAGCGATGATGGTGTTAGAGAAATATTTCTTGCGATAGCTTTAAACTTAGTTGGGATGGATCGGGATGAAGTAATTCAGAAATTAAAAGACCGTGGACATTCTTCAGAAAATGGAATAGATGTCCTTGTACAACGAAGACTTGTAACCGTAGATAGCAAGAACAGGATTAGAATGCATGGTTTAGTACAAGATTGCGGAAGAGAAATTATAAGGGAAAATTCAACGGGTATGCCTGAG GAAAATGGAATGCATGTCCTTGTACAACCAAGATTTGCAACTATAGATAGCAATGGGATTGGATTGCGTGGTTTAGTACAAGATCGCAGAAGAGAAATTATAAGGGAAAATTTAAGGGGTATTTCTGAG gaaagGATCTATGATGTGTTCTTGAGTTTCAGAGGGGAAGATACTCGTGCAAGATTCATTTCACATCTCTATACCTCTCTTCAAAATGCTAGAATTAATGTTTTTAGAGACGATAATGAGATTCAGCGAGGTGATCAGATCTCGGTCTCACTGTTGCGAGCAATTGGGCAGTCTAGAATTTCTATTATTGTATTGTCTAGTAATTATGCAAATTCAAGATGGTGTATGCAAGAGTTGGAGCAAATCATGGAATGTGGAAGAAGCAGGGATCTGGTGGTTATACCAGTGTTCTATGAGGTAAATCCCTCAGAAGTACGACATCAAACCGGCAAATTCGGAGATGGTTTTGAAAAACTCGTCTCAGGAATCTCAGTGGATGAAGATGAGAAGATGAATTGGAAAACAGCGCTCCTTGAAATCAGTGGCATAGCAGGGTTTGTCCTCATAAATTCCAggtga